TGCCATCAGCTACTTCCAGATTGCCATGAGCTTGGTGCGTGGCCACGTGTGGACCGCCCAGCCTGACATGCGCGCCGGCAGCCAGACGCTGCACGAGCTGGTGGCGCAGGATCTCGCCCGCCAGCTGCTCATTCACGGCAAGCAGATTGTgcgccagcagccgcaggaggcGATTGACATAGCACGCAGGGCCACAGTTCTCATTGCGGAAAGTGAGTTTGGGTTCGAGCTTATCCATGaacccattccattcccttttAGTTGGCAGGGAGAAGAATTTGGACATCTTCTGTGACACCTTCCTGGAGCGTGCCTACTTTCTGATGGAGAGCGGCAACTACAACGCCGCACAGCAGTGCCTGGAGCAGATCAGACCCCAAATCATAGCCTGCACAGACTACAAGTTCGTCAAGCTGAACATCAAGTATTATCTCTTCCACGGACAGTGCGCCGAGATGTGAGTACGAAGTGGGGTACCTTTGGGGTTCCCTTGGCTCATCTTTGACCTTTTCTTGCAGCCTTGCGAACCCCGATAAAGCCATTTCCAGCTACAAGAAAGCTCTACGTCTCTCGCGCTTGTACTCCCACAAGGACACGGAGGCCGAGATTCTGCTACATCTGGGCAAAATATTCGCCAAGGATACACAAAAGACGAGCATTGCCAAGTGCTACGAGCAGGCCAAGCGCATCTACGTGGACTTCAACGACGATCACAGCCTGAAGACGACAAACTATTTGCTGGCCAAGCTGATGGCCGATGAGATCACGCCCCTGTATATGGCCATGCTGAAGTCCTCCACGACGCGATACTGCGCCTTCTTCAATCTGCGCCAGTGGAAGAACCGCTGCCGCCCCTTCTGGAAGAAGCTCGGCGATGAGGTCATCAAGCAGGAGACCGACGACATTTACTGCCTGCTCGATGAGGAAAGGGAGGACCCGGCCAGCGAAGGCTGCTACACGGACATGGATCGCCAGGTCTTCAAGCTGGAGGAGGGCGATTTGTGAGACTTCTGCGACTTCCCTGACATGACATGAAAATtctatttgttattgtttatttgctaATTGCAAAGATTAAAGTGTTTTGGcaatcattcattcattcgatGTCTGGCCAAAAAATGGGTTTGGGGTTCCCAAACTGGGGTCGTAAATGTTGAATGTATCGAAGTTAATAGGGGCGATGATTGCATCCACTATTTCCCCATATTTTCATTCggtaaaacacacaaatagaTTACGTACTTTGGACTCTTTAAGCGGTAACTATAAGTGGGTAACGATCATGCAACTGCGTGCTCCAAATTATAGTTCGAACTTTGGATCAggataaatacaaatatatactATCTTTAACCATAATGCCCTGTTTAAGGGTCAAGGCCAGATAAGATTTGCACTGCCGATACTCGGGCGCAGGTCGCTGGTCGCTAACATAAAAGCGGGAAAAATCGATAGAGGTACCGAAACTATTGAACTAATTAGAGCAAACATATCTCAAATTTGATTAGAGGAACGGGGGGTACTGGTGGACTGGTGGACTGTTGCGCGCCACTTAATCTCAGCTGTAACAATCTCCAAGTGCGGTTTGTAAGGAAGGACTTTGATTTGCTTCATTCAAGATACGCTTTTTCCAAGAATCGGGCCAAATAGTGTGATAAGAAGCATGAGATAAGTTGCCCAgaaaaagtgtgcaaaaatataGCCAATGATCTCAGTTTGCAGGGGGCCTTTGCGACTAAAAGTCGAAAGGTGCGTGATAAATCGGAAGTGATAAGTAAATGAATGTACTTAAACTTAGATACCGAAAAAGCATTAGCTTGGATCACGGGTATCACGCTGCTCACACATAACGGTCTGGCAGCGCTTTCCATTGGCAAATCGATTTAGCGATCTATTAGCAATAATTATGGCAATTATGATGCTATTAATTAGCAGATATGTCACGCTGGtgactcgcactcgcactcgcactcgaagTTCGGCAACGGCCACGGGCGTGATAACAACACATTGGTCTAGGTTCGGGCCTAACCAACTAACCATCCACAAGTCGTTTGGGTTTTATGGGTTTTTGCGAATGTTTACGACGCTATTCGCAATCTCAGATATGTACTCGAGAGCCCAAGCCATTCGCAATCTTAGGTACGAGCACGAGTCGCTCGATTCGATTGTTGTTTGCCTGCACCCGATGCCATGCGGAGTCACGGCGGAAGCAATTCACTCGAAACTCAAGATGgattttgtaattgaaaccGAAATAGAAACAACCAGATAGGGGTGGGTACGCGCACGGCTTCGGGTCTCAAGTGGGTACAGCAGAGaggcaaacaagcaaacagagTCATAAAAAATAACTGGAGCCTGAtcagaagagcagagcaaagagcagaGTCTGCAAACATCTGCAGAAACTGCCCGAAAATAACTGATAAGCAACGGAAGAGGTTGGTcgttgggcagcagcagcagctctgagCGAGCGACCAACCGcagactgctggctgctggcttaCGTGACAAACTCTGGCATGTGGAGTGCCAGCGCCAGGTGGAGATTGCATGTaaaataatgaacaaaatGTTGTACCCTTCCCACTGTCCCACTCAAGGGAGCGAAACTGTTGCGTGACCCAACCTGATGGGGGTGTTGGAGTGGGGAGTGTCCATTAACCTTGGGCATGAAAATAACTGAAAACTTATTTTTACTCGTTTCCCCCGGTAATTGGGGGGCGGGTCCCAAACccgaaccagcagcagcaccgaatAACTGTGATGggacattaaattaaatgaattataatGCAATTTATCGTCCCACTGTCGACAATGACAACTGCACCgctaatttcacttttatttacaCACCACACACTGACAAATTAGCACACAATCATCACTctctcacacagacacatacataaatggtTGGAGTAGGAGGGAGGGGACACTCAATTGGAACCACAATACATCCAATTACCGTTGCTGCTCCCCATTGTTATTGTCCAGCAATAATTCAGGGcttggccaggccatgccagGCGTGTAGTGATATCATGAAGACGATGACTTGTTTAGTTAAGGACCCGAAATTCTGTTCCCGTTACTACTCCTGTTACATCACACTGCGAAAACAGCAACCAGGTAGCAAACGAAACGCCTTTTCcgagagagcaagagacagagagaggctgAGAGGTAGATTTTCTCTATAATCGTAAAGATGTGTATGTGTCCATCTGTGTGTTTACTTTTGTAGGCCTGCGGAGTACAGAACACACCAACACAAGCATACACCAACACCAACCTGTagcgcttcttcttctgctggaGTCGCTTTTgatgctggctgcctgctatTATTCGATGGAGTTTTCCACTACTCGGAATGGAAATTCCCGGCACCAGCTGAGCTCACTACACACTGGGTtaactggctggctggcagctaATTAAACAAACGTTTCGTCGTTGAGTATGCACGTTCGTACGAGCACACAGCACTGAgcacacgcccacgcccacgcggAATTAATAAAAGGCACAAAACACGACCGACGGATGACGAGCGACGCTGgaaactggcaactggcacaACTCACAACTCACAACTGGCAACCGACCCGGACCGATGGATTCTTTCCGAATGACTGCTGATTCATAACAAACGGACGTGCTGGAAACCCTACAGCTACAGCGTTTTATAGGGGCGCGCACCTCACGCACACATGCTCGTGGGGCAACCACGCTTCTTTCGGCCCCAATGTCAAGTGGCTGGTGTGAGAGCGAGGCGGCAAATAAACCGGCCGGCATCGAGTCGCTTCAGTGTGTGTGAATTAACGtgcaaagatacagatacaaagataccaCAGAGCGAAAACGATTGGCAGGGCATACAGGGTACTCATGAAACGGACTATGGTAAAGTATAGAATTGTTCGAAGgtcaggccaggccatggTGAAATAACTAAGTAGGTGACGTATTCACCACAGGCGCTCTCTTTCGGGGTTCGCGCTTGGGCGCACATGCGCAAAACTGAAGCAgtttaagcaaaaaaaaaggagtagAAGATTTTCTTAGCtttctcatttatttattatcattCTGTGGTCATTCTGCATGTTTGTTGAACGAGTAAAAATATCATAATGACCCACATAATTGATTGGGATTAGTGTCTGCTAATTGATTACATTACGATGGCAGGGCGACCCTCTAGCTCGTTCtgcgttaattaaattactaATTTGACTCGGTTATACAAAGCACTTTTAGATGCACTTTAAGTTGGTGTTTTGGGTTGGGTGTTGGGCTGTGCATGGGTTGGGGTTCGGGGTTCGGGGTGGTCGTAAATCGTATAAAAAcagttttatgtgtgtgtatatccaTAGCTAGTGAATAGTTTGGCAGCTGCGGTCCGACGGACTCTGCGAATATCAACCGAATATCTTGTCGAAACAGACGTGGCAGTAGGGCTTGTCCTTTTGCTCCTTGAACGTGCCCTTGTTCAGCTGCTTGAGGCAGAAGGCGCAAACGAAGTGCTCCGGATGGAACTTCTTGAACATGGCCGTGATGCAGCGTCCGGTGATGGGCTTCGAGCAGCCGGCACAGAGCGATCCTCTCTTGGCATGGTAGTGCGTCTCGCAGTAGGGCAGTCCCTCGTGGTCAAAGAACGATCCACCCTGGAAGGGTTGTCGACAGTCCtacaaagaaaaggaaagaaaataattaCTGCGccatcaaaaaacaaaactacaaaatGATGGTTTTAAATGTGGGGGGTGAAGCCTTTCCGGATGATCTATAGTGGGCCAAGTGGCCAAGTGCTGCCAGCGTCCGAGGCTAATTACGACTATAAATTAGTTGGCATATGGCATGCAGAAACCGATTGAGCCGTAATATCCATATACTA
The sequence above is a segment of the Drosophila subobscura isolate 14011-0131.10 chromosome U, UCBerk_Dsub_1.0, whole genome shotgun sequence genome. Coding sequences within it:
- the LOC117901301 gene encoding uncharacterized protein LOC117901301; translation: MAQRHKEMMRLSRQIKSKFPHRAFRDVTFDRELIRKSITPLSYEEARRVKGPVFEALEEELRCAGCHMLPEFLRCLAGKEQSLYDSLNIRERITDDRPLLYAVIENLKQAELAVRRHKLKGLKDCFSLFYQTMVLLEPHREKYSYALTSVLEHIVGLCRNIEGQERDAAEMVARIYYTYAMYLVRLGQRSYAISYFQIAMSLVRGHVWTAQPDMRAGSQTLHELVAQDLARQLLIHGKQIVRQQPQEAIDIARRATVLIAEIGREKNLDIFCDTFLERAYFLMESGNYNAAQQCLEQIRPQIIACTDYKFVKLNIKYYLFHGQCAEILANPDKAISSYKKALRLSRLYSHKDTEAEILLHLGKIFAKDTQKTSIAKCYEQAKRIYVDFNDDHSLKTTNYLLAKLMADEITPLYMAMLKSSTTRYCAFFNLRQWKNRCRPFWKKLGDEVIKQETDDIYCLLDEEREDPASEGCYTDMDRQVFKLEEGDL